In Bacillus sp. FJAT-45037, the following are encoded in one genomic region:
- a CDS encoding DUF1360 domain-containing protein, which translates to MELISLSVFEFVLLSIATFRLTHLLVFDEIAEFMRRPFQNVTEEVDENGDVYQYVSGRGNGIRKFIGDMLSCYWCSGIWASLILFVGITYLGSVTLPVVCVLAIAGVAAIIETVVRKLNK; encoded by the coding sequence TTGGAATTGATCAGTTTGTCGGTTTTTGAATTTGTATTGTTATCAATAGCTACGTTTAGATTGACACATTTACTGGTTTTTGATGAAATTGCAGAATTTATGAGAAGGCCGTTTCAGAACGTTACAGAGGAAGTAGATGAAAATGGCGATGTGTACCAATACGTGTCAGGTCGCGGGAATGGAATTCGTAAATTCATCGGTGATATGCTGAGTTGTTATTGGTGTTCAGGAATATGGGCCTCGCTCATACTTTTTGTAGGTATTACTTATTTAGGATCTGTGACGCTACCGGTCGTTTGTGTTTTAGCTATTGCTGGGGTGGCAGCGATCATTGAAACGGTTGTAAGAAAGCTAAATAAATAA
- the fabI gene encoding enoyl-ACP reductase FabI, whose translation MIQLSLKDRTYVVMGVANKRSIAWGIAQSLANAGARLIFTYAGERLERNVRSLMETLEREDHLILPCDVTNDEEIDKTFSEIKNEVGTIHGIAHCIAFANKEELSGEYLNTTRDGFLLAQNISAYSLTAVTKAARPLLTEGGSIITLTYLGGERVIRNYNVMGVAKASLDASVKYLANDLGKENIRVNAISAGPIRTLAAKGIEGFNDVLREIEERAPLRRTTTQEEVGDTALFLMSDLSRGITGELLHVDSGYNIVSL comes from the coding sequence ATGATTCAACTTTCACTGAAAGATCGTACATATGTTGTCATGGGTGTTGCGAATAAACGCAGTATCGCATGGGGAATTGCTCAATCATTAGCAAATGCTGGAGCTAGATTAATTTTTACGTATGCAGGGGAGCGTCTTGAGCGCAATGTTCGCAGTTTGATGGAAACACTTGAGCGTGAGGATCATTTGATTTTACCTTGTGACGTAACTAATGATGAGGAAATTGATAAGACGTTCTCTGAAATCAAAAATGAAGTTGGCACGATCCATGGAATTGCTCATTGCATCGCTTTTGCAAATAAAGAAGAGCTCTCAGGTGAGTATTTAAATACTACTCGTGATGGATTCTTACTAGCGCAAAACATTAGTGCTTATTCATTAACAGCAGTCACAAAAGCCGCTCGACCACTACTTACTGAAGGTGGGAGTATTATAACGTTAACCTATCTTGGTGGGGAAAGAGTGATACGTAATTACAATGTAATGGGAGTTGCTAAGGCAAGTTTGGATGCTAGTGTAAAATACTTGGCCAATGATTTAGGTAAAGAGAACATTCGAGTGAATGCTATTTCGGCCGGCCCGATCCGTACATTAGCAGCGAAAGGAATTGAAGGTTTCAATGATGTACTTCGTGAAATTGAAGAGCGTGCGCCTCTCCGTCGCACTACTACACAAGAAGAAGTGGGAGACACAGCGTTATTCTTAATGAGTGATTTGTCACGTGGAATCACGGGTGAGTTGCTTCATGTAGATAGCGGGTACAATATTGTTTCTCTATAA
- a CDS encoding HD domain-containing protein, producing MKHEEMIEQTKQWVKEQLWGEGSGHDWYHIERVTKTASKLAAIEHADHSVVTLASLLHDLADDKLVEDEAEGLLNIRKWLLNLDLEVEHIDHIQLIISTMSFKGGNKKPMQTLEGRIVQDADRLDALGAIGIARTFVYSGNKSRPMYDPTLPVRELMTEEEYRNGDSSAIHHFHEKLLKLKDLMNTEAGKQLATERHQFMKTFLKQFEREWHGHV from the coding sequence ATGAAGCATGAAGAAATGATCGAGCAGACAAAACAGTGGGTGAAAGAGCAATTATGGGGTGAAGGATCTGGTCATGATTGGTACCATATTGAACGCGTCACAAAAACAGCTTCAAAGCTTGCAGCAATTGAACATGCCGATCATTCAGTCGTGACTCTCGCCTCCCTTCTTCATGATTTAGCCGATGATAAGCTGGTTGAGGATGAAGCAGAAGGCCTTTTGAACATTCGCAAGTGGCTATTAAACCTTGACCTTGAAGTTGAGCACATTGATCATATCCAGCTGATCATCTCTACCATGTCATTTAAAGGTGGCAACAAAAAGCCAATGCAAACACTTGAGGGGCGAATTGTACAAGATGCAGACCGATTAGACGCGTTAGGCGCAATTGGTATTGCCCGTACCTTTGTTTACTCAGGTAACAAAAGCCGCCCGATGTATGATCCTACTCTCCCCGTTAGAGAGCTCATGACAGAAGAAGAATACCGCAACGGAGACTCCTCTGCCATCCATCACTTTCATGAAAAATTGTTGAAGTTAAAAGATTTAATGAATACGGAAGCTGGTAAGCAATTAGCTACTGAGCGTCATCAGTTTATGAAAACCTTTTTGAAGCAATTTGAAAGAGAATGGCATGGACACGTTTAA